From the genome of Xiphophorus couchianus chromosome 15, X_couchianus-1.0, whole genome shotgun sequence:
CAACATCAACTTACCTTTGACTGGTCCGAGTGTCCTGTTGCCTCCACGTCCACCGGCGTGTGTGCTGTAATGATGTGTGTGATGCCGGGGCGGCGGGGTGCAGCCGAAGGTGAAGCTCGGAGAGCTTTGGATTTTTGGAGAGGGAgtcttgctgctgctgctgctctggctGTTGTAGCGAACGCGGCCATTCGTGTTTTCTGATGTTGACCCAGACAGAAAGCTGCTGGAGATCGGGACAAACGCACAAACCGGTTGGTCCAACTGTTATCCGGAAGCAGGGACGATAAAAAGTCTTACGGAGAGGACTCACTTGTTGAAACTTTTCGGTGGCGACACCTTGCTGCCGCTACTTTGTACTTTGGGGAGAGCGTGGATTTGCGTGTTGAGGCCTTTGGTGTTGCGGACGTGCTTGAGGATCCAGGCTCGGAGGTTGGTGAGGCAGGAGTGCTCGGACAGCACCAGGCGAGGCCACGGGTTGGACTCCGCCATGTCCAGGGCAGAGATGGCCACGGCACGGCCCACCTGGTGCACATCAACAAGAATCATAGAGAACCAAAGAGCTATGAACAACAGTGCCTTAAAAAAGTTTACAAGGAGTACGTtctatgtaaaaagaaaaaaaaagtcaacattgtGAAATGGAGAGCAAACTAGTGACAAAAAATGGTCAGTATGTCAGCTATTATGACCACAAACATATGAGGATAACCTAAGCTAGTCCTGCAATAAAAttcattacaaagaaaaattgatttatttttggatcACTAACACACGAGTCTGCTTTAATCCATGTATGTTATGTAGGGTACAGTTAAAGAAGACTAAGTACGCATGCATGTCACATGGACAGTTTTGAAATGGAGACTTCTGTTCAACGGAATACATTGGAAGTtgtcaatacttttgcaatgttTCTTCCTACCTGCTCAAATATCTCTGGAGTGTATTTGGGAGGAAACGACGAGGGTGGAGGCGGAGTCGCCCGGCCGTTGTCGTGGCAGGCGGGTGGCATGGAGTTCATGGTTTTTCCTGTGTTATAGTTGCACTCCAAAGTATAACTGATGATCaccaaaaagagagagaagtgaTTAACACCATGTCtgttaaaagaaatgcatcagCAGGTTAATTTCAGCAAGACTACGATAAAGCCTGTCATCGCCACTCGACTAAAAGTCGCTGTGCCATCTGCAATAacagtgaaaataaagtgttgcaCTGATACATTTGAAGAAGAGTAACCTGTGAAGCACTCCTATCGCCTTGTGGACAGCCACACGACCGCTGCCTTCTTTAGACTGACCGTCCCGCTTATCCCGCGCGTACATGTTTTTTTCGGAGAAGTTACAGCCCAGGAAGTCAAAGTGGGCAGAGTTGACGGCGATCAGCCTGGGATACAGCATGTTCTCCACCTGGAGAGAAAGAATCAACAAAGGGGAAATAAAGCACAGgcttatttgacaaaaaaaattccttttttatgtgtgtgacAAAAATAGTACAAATGGACAATGATCCTCCTACCTGCTGGTTCTCGTCAGGCAGGTTATTTCCATACATGAAGCATCCCCGTTTGGAGGCGTGGCCGTGTAGGTCCACGTAATAGGCCACGCCTCCCTCCTGCGGCGGCACCGACTTGCTTTGCTTCTCCTCTGGATCGGCTCGGTCCCCGGTTCCGGACGCTACCTTCTCCAAGGAGTCGGCGGAGCAGTTCTGGTCCCCTTTCCCCAACTCCGCAGGGCTCCAGCTGTTCTCCTCCATCACCATGGAAACCTCGGCCGGCGGGGGAGAGCTCCCGCCTTTCTCCTCGTTCCGCTGGTTCAAGCTGATCTCCAGCGGCGTCAAGGGAGGGGACTGGTGCTGGTTTGCCGGCTTGTTGTTCAGAGGGGTGGGCTGCGTCATGCTGTGTGCGGTTGGTTGTGTGGTGTGTAAGCGGTTGTGTGTGTGATGGTACAGCAGTAAAGCTTTAGCTGCATAGATGGAAGGGTGGAGTTCAGGGTTGGGGTTCAGGTACTGTCTGTTAAGGTTCACTCCTCTGGAATCAGTTCtgtggggggagaaaaaaacccaacaaaacaaaaaaaacattagtgcctcgcaaaagtattcacaaccaCAAACAGTCAAAGTTGATGAGAAATTGATGGAACTAAATAAACAGCAATCCTTGAGACAAAGGCAATGCCCCAAAACAGCCAGCCAGAACCGGTTTCACAccatttagatcaaagcatctTTGTTTGTCgagtggcctaatcaaagttcAGGCTTAAATACAATTAAGAAACTGTGGCGAGACTTATAAATTTAGGTTAAAAATTGTGACGAATGGGGAATGAAATTCAGTACCCAGCTGGGGAAAGTTGGTGGGAATTTATCCCAAAGAGTTGGTGATGTTACTAAACactgcaaagacacaaaatcttattAGGTGTTTTTGATCCAGTTTCTAGTTAAAAtatgttagtacacttgaaataaagcaaaactaacgtACACATAACCTTGCAGAATGACATAAgagcttgatttaagtcaataGTTCCTTAATATCAATGGAAAAGCACTAGTTCCGCTGGCAGAaatttataagtgaaataatctgccagtggaactagtactttttcatcaaaattaaggaacTATTGACTAAAAATAAGCTCCAAGatcatgttgaaaaagtacctTTAAGTCAATTTGTAtgttatttcaagatatttgcactagaaagcaGACCAAATATTCTCGGTaagattttatctttttgcagtgaagaaaaTTGTGGTTCTAGAATGTATTAATTCAGATCAAACTAATCACAGAAGAATGTCACACTTTTTTGAAAACCCTTGCAAAAAGcactagtttgtgttggtctatcacaaagAAACCCATTGaggtttatggttgtaatgtggcaaaatgtgaagaCGTTCCAGGGGCACGGATGCATTTGTTGAATCGTCACCTGTAGTGTCCTCGGACCACGCCGTCTGGGTTCAGAATGGGAATGAGCTTGAACACGAACATGCTGCGCAGCGTGTGCGCACGCGGGTCGTCTCGTCGCAGAATGAAGTTGAGGAAACCGTTGAACACGAACGAGGACGGCGTTTCTCCGGGGTGTACGCGGCTGCTGAGGAAAAACACCTGCAGGAGCAAACCACCAGGTCGGGATGAGCTCCGCACCCGTTGCAAGAACACGCCAGACCAGAGCTCTGGCGCGCTAACCAAAGCTGAAAACATTACCCTCTTGTCCGGGAAGCGATGCGGCCTGGGGGTGTTGGTGTCAGGAAACAGCTTGGGTAGACGGGTTTCTCTCTCATCCCACATGCCGGCGCAGTTGGTCACAGTGAGGAGGTCCACCCTGTTGCCGTCTAGAGAGTTGCACAGCAATTCCCTGTGATAGTACACGGTGCCCGGTGCGCTGAAAACCAGACAAAGGAGGACAAAAGAAATGCTGCTAACAATTCAGCCACGAAGTTGGCgacccccaccttcttcaagttaaacaaaattggtgtcaaacgtttgctGGAGCAAAAATTTCAGTTTGTGCCGTtatcatttttaagattttacaaaaataaaagcttcctGATGTCACCAGAGATCAACCTCCACCCTCCATAtgaacaaaaaactaaataaggGCTGCAACTGATTATTCTAGTAAACAAAACTTACTAGAATAAGTtgtcgattattctgacaactAAATCgggtaaataaaaaattataataataattgccacattctgcagatttttcatttaaccacttcagcattttttatacaatgttaggaatacattaaagatgcaaataagaACAATTcacttcctttttaaaataagaaaatcaaccTTTTATTGCCTAAGAAGCTATAGCATAGCATTCACTTAGTGAATTAGGaccaggtgaagttaaaactatGCCATAAATTTGCAGataaaggtgtttttatcttcaatgcaatatttacagatattgcatacaagataaaaatatcttaaatacaaaatattgcattttttaagatatACATAGTCAAATTTTGGCTTAAGCCTTAAGTGATGATCTTGAATATGCTGGTTTTtcagtctgtatactccagttaatgataaattgattactaaaacatatttacagacaaacgTGTTCCTATCCTAAATgctaaatgtatatattttgcaCAGTATTGGCTGAATTGATAATCTGAATATGCTGGggatttttttcagcaaatagcATTGTTtggagtctgtatactccagttaatgattaatcgattactaaattagttgacaattatttcaataattctaTTCATCGCGAATCATCGGATTGTTTCGGCCCTAAACAAAAttgataaaaattaattttgctcTGTTTGTGCAGCTAAAATCTTTGTAGCATAGTTAGCTGTTTCTGTAAATGTGGTGGGGGGTAAAGAGGTCTGGTGACCTTTGATGAtgtctggaaacatttattaatatctttaaaataatagcaTCACAAACAAAACGTTTTTTCTGCACCAATTTTGCTTGATTTAAAGAAGGCGGAGGTGAGAAGGGGTGGTAGTGACTTCAGGTGTTCCCTGTTCGTCTTCACCTGCTCGGACTGAGCTGAGCAGCGTTGGGGTAGCTctcatccagctgctgcagcatctcCTGGCACTCGCTGTAAGAGAACGGGTAGCAGAAGGAGAAGTAGGTGGTTGATCCTCGCACATCCAGCAGCCGGTGAGTGAAAGACAGAATGAACTGGTTGTTTACAGTCTGTGAGGAAGcgaaacaaagagagagagaggtgtaTTTTTTAGCAGGATAATAAAAGGCCGACTACCTCTTTCCTAGATTGTCACACCGACAGCCTCAGAGCAGGACGCGGCGGGTGCACTCATACCTCCACTGTGGGTCTGTCGCGGATTCTCTCCCAGCGGTTTTTGACCGGTAAGGTGCGAACGAAGGGAGCCATTCCCTGGCTGTAAAGCTTCCGCTGATTGTTCATGTTCATCACGTTGATCTTCAGCAGTCTCCCGGGCATGGCACCGCGCACGCTGAAGTAAAACCATGATCTGGAAACGACACATCAGAAACGTCAAGACAGAAAGTCAGACAGAAGACGCATCTTTATTGACGACAGCTCACCTGTTTCCGTTCTCATACTCCGTGCCAGCACAGTCTGGCTGGGTCCACACATTGAACTCGTAGTCTGGGGTGAGATGCAGCCCTGAGGGGGAACTTCCAACTTGGGCTCCATCGGACACAGGGCTTGAGTTGCCCTTCTCTACTTTCTCCACTCGGGCCAGGTTCCCAGAGTCAAACCTGGAGCTAAACACGATGTTCCCAAAGCGGACCTCCATGCCTATGAACACAGTTCTCTTTCTGCACTCAGGCCGATTGTTAAGTGCCAGTCAGATATCTGACACTGATAACctataaaaaagatgaaaaatctgGGTACAAAACATGCCACGTCTCCTAGATTTCACAACAACGATTCAACTTTAGATTCTTAACAGTATTTCTGACTGAATGCTCCTCCTGCTAAATTATTGGCATGAATGTTACAAATTTGGTTGATTacactataaaaaaacaaaacaaacaaacaccagTGCAAGATAAATTTAGGGTAGGGCTGGGCGATGAATTGATTTTATCAATAACtcaaattttctctttttgaggattttattattattttttttcaccagtgcACTTTTTGGATTTCCACCCAAAAACTGCCATCTTGTTTCACAAGAATGTTTTACGGGTTCTATTTGTTTTGACTATGAATTCAGATCAACTcacaaaagaaattatataaataaaaccagatattttctgtcatttgtatttttttcttttaagaaaaaatgtgaggggggaaaaaaaatctattaaaatcagaaacaaaatttgGTATAAACATACtagaaatttcatttttaagttcaagtgcaagtttatttgtttattacgCTTTCACGTGGCCTCCATATTCTCCATATCTCAATTTAAAAGAGCAAGACGGGAGAGACAAACAAGTCCAATTAGTATTCAGAGAATCTGCTATTGGGCATTGGCTTCAGTTCAAACATACTCAACCTCCAACCGTGAAGTGAGTTTCATAAGAGAAGTGGAAAGTACACTACACgctaaaatatttaacagaataTATTAAAGCTCTCCGGTCGGCACATAACAGCGCCGCTCCGTGGTCGCTCAGAGAACTACAGCAGTGTCTACAACAAACAGGGCGCAGTCTATTCTTTAAACGCGCGCACAAAACGTTTGCTTTCTCTTCAGCAATGGCTGCTTTGTTGCCAACTCTAACAACCCGAATGCAGCCGCGTACGTGACAGACAGACGGCCTTGTTTAGGTTTAGGATTAACAACGTTACCAGCTGACTGACCCAGTAGAGTAAAAGGGGGCGTCAAGCAACAGCCTTTAAAACCCAAACGACGTGCCGTCCACATTATCTAAACAACTGCGTGAGCTCGCAGCACAATAACGTTCCGAGCAGCAGCAGTCGCCGTTAATGATATATGTCAGCTAGCAGGATTTCTCGAAGCTACCGAGGCTAACCTAGCAACCAGCCT
Proteins encoded in this window:
- the agbl5 gene encoding cytosolic carboxypeptidase-like protein 5 isoform X2 codes for the protein MEVRFGNIVFSSRFDSGNLARVEKVEKGNSSPVSDGAQVGSSPSGLHLTPDYEFNVWTQPDCAGTEYENGNRSWFYFSVRGAMPGRLLKINVMNMNNQRKLYSQGMAPFVRTLPVKNRWERIRDRPTVETVNNQFILSFTHRLLDVRGSTTYFSFCYPFSYSECQEMLQQLDESYPNAAQLSPSSAPGTVYYHRELLCNSLDGNRVDLLTVTNCAGMWDERETRLPKLFPDTNTPRPHRFPDKRVFFLSSRVHPGETPSSFVFNGFLNFILRRDDPRAHTLRSMFVFKLIPILNPDGVVRGHYRTDSRGVNLNRQYLNPNPELHPSIYAAKALLLYHHTHNRLHTTQPTAHSMTQPTPLNNKPANQHQSPPLTPLEISLNQRNEEKGGSSPPPAEVSMVMEENSWSPAELGKGDQNCSADSLEKVASGTGDRADPEEKQSKSVPPQEGGVAYYVDLHGHASKRGCFMYGNNLPDENQQVENMLYPRLIAVNSAHFDFLGCNFSEKNMYARDKRDGQSKEGSGRVAVHKAIGVLHSYTLECNYNTGKTMNSMPPACHDNGRATPPPPSSFPPKYTPEIFEQVGRAVAISALDMAESNPWPRLVLSEHSCLTNLRAWILKHVRNTKGLNTQIHALPKVQSSGSKVSPPKSFNNFLSGSTSENTNGRVRYNSQSSSSSKTPSPKIQSSPSFTFGCTPPPRHHTHHYSTHAGGRGGNRTLGPVKDSKPQEKRRHSHSRSVLRSPSNSHKPPCHLRSPPSSSSSSSSSSVCAASSCPLPTPVNITGISYSDLKLYGASPSSWPRMPLHARAGQPGRGRRGFAGSHHPADACREKSKVAGPEHILSSIKFSKCEPQLHGSRIPIRRAVSADVTFPLLNTSPTLSGDKEVSSFTVFKLLRPPGIHRHMAITGLSKKDVDGIQLASATLLVKNGDKSPNYKTEAIAETTAEMDETGEQAEERPVVPCQR
- the agbl5 gene encoding cytosolic carboxypeptidase-like protein 5 isoform X3, whose translation is MEVRFGNIVFSSRFDSGNLARVEKVEKGNSSPVSDGAQVGSSPSGLHLTPDYEFNVWTQPDCAGTEYENGNRSWFYFSVRGAMPGRLLKINVMNMNNQRKLYSQGMAPFVRTLPVKNRWERIRDRPTVETVNNQFILSFTHRLLDVRGSTTYFSFCYPFSYSECQEMLQQLDESYPNAAQLSPSSAPGTVYYHRELLCNSLDGNRVDLLTVTNCAGMWDERETRLPKLFPDTNTPRPHRFPDKRVFFLSSRVHPGETPSSFVFNGFLNFILRRDDPRAHTLRSMFVFKLIPILNPDGVVRGHYRTDSRGVNLNRQYLNPNPELHPSIYAAKALLLYHHTHNRLHTTQPTAHSMTQPTPLNNKPANQHQSPPLTPLEISLNQRNEEKGGSSPPPAEVSMVMEENSWSPAELGKGDQNCSADSLEKVASGTGDRADPEEKQSKSVPPQEGGVAYYVDLHGHASKRGCFMYGNNLPDENQQVENMLYPRLIAVNSAHFDFLGCNFSEKNMYARDKRDGQSKEGSGRVAVHKAIGVLHSYTLECNYNTGKTMNSMPPACHDNGRATPPPPSSFPPKYTPEIFEQVGRAVAISALDMAESNPWPRLVLSEHSCLTNLRAWILKHVRNTKGLNTQIHALPKVQSSGSKVSPPKSFNNSFLSGSTSENTNGRVRYNSQSSSSSKTPSPKIQSSPSFTFGCTPPPRHHTHHYSTHAGGRGGNRTLGPVKGISYSDLKLYGASPSSWPRMPLHARAGQPGRGRRGFAGSHHPADACREKSKVAGPEHILSSIKFSKCEPQLHGSRIPIRRAVSADVTFPLLNTSPTLSGDKEVSSFTVFKLLRPPGIHRHMAITGLSKKDVDGIQLASATLLVKNGDKSPNYKTEAIAETTAEMDETGEQAEERPVVPCQR
- the agbl5 gene encoding cytosolic carboxypeptidase-like protein 5 isoform X5, giving the protein MEVRFGNIVFSSRFDSGNLARVEKVEKGNSSPVSDGAQVGSSPSGLHLTPDYEFNVWTQPDCAGTEYENGNRSWFYFSVRGAMPGRLLKINVMNMNNQRKLYSQGMAPFVRTLPVKNRWERIRDRPTVETVNNQFILSFTHRLLDVRGSTTYFSFCYPFSYSECQEMLQQLDESYPNAAQLSPSSAPGTVYYHRELLCNSLDGNRVDLLTVTNCAGMWDERETRLPKLFPDTNTPRPHRFPDKRVFFLSSRVHPGETPSSFVFNGFLNFILRRDDPRAHTLRSMFVFKLIPILNPDGVVRGHYRTDSRGVNLNRQYLNPNPELHPSIYAAKALLLYHHTHNRLHTTQPTAHSMTQPTPLNNKPANQHQSPPLTPLEISLNQRNEEKGGSSPPPAEVSMVMEENSWSPAELGKGDQNCSADSLEKVASGTGDRADPEEKQSKSVPPQEGGVAYYVDLHGHASKRGCFMYGNNLPDENQQVENMLYPRLIAVNSAHFDFLGCNFSEKNMYARDKRDGQSKEGSGRVAVHKAIGVLHSYTLECNYNTGKTMNSMPPACHDNGRATPPPPSSFPPKYTPEIFEQVGRAVAISALDMAESNPWPRLVLSEHSCLTNLRAWILKHVRNTKGLNTQIHALPKVQSSGSKVSPPKSFNNSFLSGSTSENTNGRVRYNSQSSSSSKTPSPKIQSSPSFTFGCTPPPRHHTHHYSTHAGGRGGNRTLGPVKDSKPQEKRRHSHSRSVLRSPSNSHKPPCHLRSPPSSSSSSSSSSVCAASSCPLPTPVNITAVSFRCGTQTGRDMMLTE
- the agbl5 gene encoding cytosolic carboxypeptidase-like protein 5 isoform X1, whose protein sequence is MEVRFGNIVFSSRFDSGNLARVEKVEKGNSSPVSDGAQVGSSPSGLHLTPDYEFNVWTQPDCAGTEYENGNRSWFYFSVRGAMPGRLLKINVMNMNNQRKLYSQGMAPFVRTLPVKNRWERIRDRPTVETVNNQFILSFTHRLLDVRGSTTYFSFCYPFSYSECQEMLQQLDESYPNAAQLSPSSAPGTVYYHRELLCNSLDGNRVDLLTVTNCAGMWDERETRLPKLFPDTNTPRPHRFPDKRVFFLSSRVHPGETPSSFVFNGFLNFILRRDDPRAHTLRSMFVFKLIPILNPDGVVRGHYRTDSRGVNLNRQYLNPNPELHPSIYAAKALLLYHHTHNRLHTTQPTAHSMTQPTPLNNKPANQHQSPPLTPLEISLNQRNEEKGGSSPPPAEVSMVMEENSWSPAELGKGDQNCSADSLEKVASGTGDRADPEEKQSKSVPPQEGGVAYYVDLHGHASKRGCFMYGNNLPDENQQVENMLYPRLIAVNSAHFDFLGCNFSEKNMYARDKRDGQSKEGSGRVAVHKAIGVLHSYTLECNYNTGKTMNSMPPACHDNGRATPPPPSSFPPKYTPEIFEQVGRAVAISALDMAESNPWPRLVLSEHSCLTNLRAWILKHVRNTKGLNTQIHALPKVQSSGSKVSPPKSFNNSFLSGSTSENTNGRVRYNSQSSSSSKTPSPKIQSSPSFTFGCTPPPRHHTHHYSTHAGGRGGNRTLGPVKDSKPQEKRRHSHSRSVLRSPSNSHKPPCHLRSPPSSSSSSSSSSVCAASSCPLPTPVNITGISYSDLKLYGASPSSWPRMPLHARAGQPGRGRRGFAGSHHPADACREKSKVAGPEHILSSIKFSKCEPQLHGSRIPIRRAVSADVTFPLLNTSPTLSGDKEVSSFTVFKLLRPPGIHRHMAITGLSKKDVDGIQLASATLLVKNGDKSPNYKTEAIAETTAEMDETGEQAEERPVVPCQR
- the agbl5 gene encoding cytosolic carboxypeptidase-like protein 5 isoform X4, with product MEVRFGNIVFSSRFDSGNLARVEKVEKGNSSPVSDGAQVGSSPSGLHLTPDYEFNVWTQPDCAGTEYENGNRSWFYFSVRGAMPGRLLKINVMNMNNQRKLYSQGMAPFVRTLPVKNRWERIRDRPTVETVNNQFILSFTHRLLDVRGSTTYFSFCYPFSYSECQEMLQQLDESYPNAAQLSPSSAPGTVYYHRELLCNSLDGNRVDLLTVTNCAGMWDERETRLPKLFPDTNTPRPHRFPDKRVFFLSSRVHPGETPSSFVFNGFLNFILRRDDPRAHTLRSMFVFKLIPILNPDGVVRGHYRTDSRGVNLNRQYLNPNPELHPSIYAAKALLLYHHTHNRLHTTQPTAHSMTQPTPLNNKPANQHQSPPLTPLEISLNQRNEEKGGSSPPPAEVSMVMEENSWSPAELGKGDQNCSADSLEKVASGTGDRADPEEKQSKSVPPQEGGVAYYVDLHGHASKRGCFMYGNNLPDENQQVENMLYPRLIAVNSAHFDFLGCNFSEKNMYARDKRDGQSKEGSGRVAVHKAIGVLHSYTLECNYNTGKTMNSMPPACHDNGRATPPPPSSFPPKYTPEIFEQVGRAVAISALDMAESNPWPRLVLSEHSCLTNLRAWILKHVRNTKGLNTQIHALPKVQSSGSKVSPPKSFNNSFLSGSTSENTNGRVRYNSQSSSSSKTPSPKIQSSPSFTFGCTPPPRHHTHHYSTHAGGRGGNRTLGPVKDSKPQEKRRHSHSRSVLRSPSNSHKPPCHLRSPPSSSSSSSSSSVCAASSCPLPTPVNITGLYTLQPPRLSTLLPSFQALPRPGLLSKLSPLLLQSLPPTTSSPMGPNSD